A region from the Lycium barbarum isolate Lr01 chromosome 8, ASM1917538v2, whole genome shotgun sequence genome encodes:
- the LOC132607295 gene encoding protein ZINC INDUCED FACILITATOR 1-like encodes MGENREPLLLKKEEEEEYYEDCPGCKVERIKCSDSSVPIKHVFFIFIVTLCAALPISSLFPFLYFMVRDFHIADREEDISYYAGYVGSSFMLGRALTSILWGMIADRYGRKPVVIIGTITVVIFNALFGLSTNFWMAIGMRFLLGSLCGIIGTMRAYSSEICRKEYHSLGLSAVSTSWGIGLVIGPAIGGYLAQPAEKYPGIFSKESLFGRFPYLLPCLVTSLFALVATIISFWLPETLHKHNKTNKDQHDLHDVAEGPTNGLSLSESMKHSERRIPNSQKSLLKNWPLVSAIIVYCVFQLHDMAYLEIFSLWAVSPRSLGGLSFTSANVGQVLAITGVGLLLFQLFAYPSVERIVGPVMISRVGAVLSIPLLASYPYIALLSGFCLSIALNCASVLKNVLSVSITTGLLIMQNRAVAQEQRGAANGISMSLMSFSKTIGPAVGGSLLSWAQRRQDADILPGKQAN; translated from the exons ATGGGAGAAAACAGAGAGCCATTATtgttgaagaaagaagaagaagaagaatattaTGAGGATTGTCCTGGCTGTAAAGTTGAACGGATTAAATGCTCAGATTCCAGTGTTCCTATTAAGCAcgtcttcttcatcttcatcgtTACTTTATGTGCAG CTTTGCCGATATCATCTCTGTTCCCTTTCCTCTATTTTATG GTAAGAGATTTTCACATTGCGGATAGGGAGGAAGATATTAGTTACTACGCTGGATATGTAG gttcttcaTTCATGTTGGGAAGAGCTTTGACATCTATTCTTTGGGGAATGATTGCTGATCGTTATGGCCGAAAACCAGTTGTCATTATCGGGACAATTACAGT GGTTATCTTCAATGCACTCTTTGGCCTTAGTACGAACTTTTGGATGGCTATTGGTATGAGGTTTCTCCTAGGCAGCTTGTGTGGAATAATTGGAACTATGAGG GCATATTCTTCTGAGATATGCCGAAAAGAATACCATTCTTTGGGGCTATCTGCT GTAAGCACATCATGGGGCATTGGCTTGGTTATCGGTCCTGCTATTGGAGGTTATCTTGCACAG CCTGCAGAAAAATACCCTGGCATATTCTCGAAAGAATCCTTATTCGGGAG ATTTCCTTATTTGTTACCTTGTCTTGTGACATCACTATTTGCATTAGTTGCAACAATAATCTCCTTTTGGCTTCCG GAAACGCTGCACAAGCATAACAAAACAAATAAAGATCAACATGATCTCCATGATGTTGCAGAAGGACCTACAAATGGTTTAAGTTTGTCTGAGAGCATGAAGCATTCTGAACGCAGAATCCCGAATTCCCAGAAAAGCCTACTTAAGAATTGGCCCTTAGTATCAGCTATTATTGTCTATTGTGTGTTCCAGCTTCATGATATGGCCTATTTAGAG ATATTTTCTCTTTGGGCTGTCAGTCCAAGGAGCCTTGGGGGTTTAAGCTTTACAAGTGCTAATGTTGGACAAGTTCTTGCCATCACAG GCGTCGGTTTGTTACTCTTCCAGCTGTTTGCTTACCCATCGGTGGAAAGGATTGTTGGGCCTGTCATGATTTCTCGAGTTGGCGCA GTTTTAAGCATACCATTGCTGGCAAGCTACCCATATATAGCCCTGTTGTCCGGTTTCTGCCTGTCCATAGCTCTTAACTGCGCATCTGTGTTAAAAAATGTGCTTTCT GTATCAATCACCACCGGATTGCTAATTATGCAGAATAGGGCTGTG GCACAGGAGCAAAGAGGAGCTGCGAATGGCATTTCTATGTCTTTGATGTCTTTTTCCAAGACAATCGGTCCAGCAGTTGGAGGTTCATT ATTGTCTTGGGCACAACGGCGTCAAGATGCTGATATATTGCCAGGTAAGCAGGCAAATTAA